Proteins found in one Streptomyces sp. NBC_00461 genomic segment:
- a CDS encoding riboflavin synthase produces MFTGIVEELGEITAVENLGDACRFRLRGPVVTEGAKHGDSIAVNGVCLTVVDHEGDEFTADVMAETLDRSSLGALAVGSRVNLERPMAVGARLGGHIVQGHVDGTGKVLERKPSEHWEIVKVSLPADLTRYVVEKGSITVDGISLTVVDAGPDYFTVSLIPTTLALTTLGRKQPGDPVNLEVDIVAKYVERLLASGQGAAR; encoded by the coding sequence GTGTTCACCGGAATCGTCGAAGAGCTGGGCGAGATCACCGCCGTCGAGAACCTCGGCGACGCGTGTCGCTTCCGTCTGCGAGGCCCCGTCGTCACCGAGGGTGCCAAGCACGGAGACTCCATCGCGGTGAACGGCGTCTGCCTCACCGTCGTCGACCACGAGGGCGACGAGTTCACCGCCGACGTCATGGCGGAGACCCTCGACCGCTCCAGCCTCGGTGCCCTCGCCGTCGGCTCCCGCGTCAACCTCGAACGCCCGATGGCCGTGGGCGCGCGCCTCGGCGGCCACATCGTCCAGGGCCATGTCGACGGCACGGGCAAGGTCCTGGAGCGCAAGCCCTCCGAGCACTGGGAGATCGTGAAGGTCTCGCTGCCCGCGGACCTGACCCGCTACGTGGTGGAGAAGGGCTCCATCACGGTCGACGGCATCAGCCTCACCGTGGTCGACGCGGGCCCCGACTACTTCACGGTCAGCCTGATCCCCACCACCCTCGCCCTGACCACGCTCGGCCGCAAGCAGCCCGGCGACCCGGTCAACCTCGAGGTCGACATCGTCGCCAAGTACGTCGAGCGGCTGCTCGCGAGCGGTCAGGGGGCGGCCCGGTGA
- a CDS encoding bifunctional 3,4-dihydroxy-2-butanone-4-phosphate synthase/GTP cyclohydrolase II, whose protein sequence is MTSAPILYTTDGIEDWSLDPIEQAITDIAAGRPIVVVDDEDRENEGDLVVAAEKVTPEIVAFMMSECRGLICAPMEGEELDRLELPQMVADNTESMKTAFTVSVDASAAHGVTTGISAADRATTLQLLASGEAGASDFVRPGHIFPLRARPGGVLTRDGHTEAAVDLARLAGLRPAGAIVEIAGEDGRMLRLPELIPFARKHGLTIISIEDLIAYRRTAEPTVRREAETQLPTAHGEFTAYGYRSTVDGVEHVALVHGELGDGEDVLVRIHSECLTGDIFASLRCDCGPQLESSLERIQAEGRGVVVYLRGHEGRGIGLLSKLRAYELQERGRDTLDANLELGLPADARDYGAGAQILEDLGVRSLRLMTNNPAKTDALVRHGLKVTGREPMPVQAGEHNLRYLRTKRDRMGHDLPWLDTAPVSTCSTQ, encoded by the coding sequence ATGACATCGGCACCGATTCTCTACACCACAGACGGCATCGAGGACTGGTCGCTCGACCCGATCGAGCAGGCCATCACCGACATCGCGGCCGGCCGCCCGATCGTGGTCGTCGACGACGAGGACCGTGAGAACGAGGGCGACCTGGTCGTCGCCGCCGAGAAGGTCACCCCCGAGATCGTCGCCTTCATGATGAGCGAGTGCCGCGGCCTGATCTGCGCCCCCATGGAGGGCGAGGAGCTGGACCGGCTCGAACTCCCGCAGATGGTGGCGGACAACACCGAGTCGATGAAGACGGCGTTCACCGTCTCCGTGGACGCCTCCGCCGCGCACGGCGTCACCACCGGCATCTCGGCCGCCGACCGCGCGACCACGCTCCAGCTGCTGGCGAGCGGCGAGGCCGGGGCGAGTGACTTCGTGCGCCCCGGCCACATCTTCCCGCTGCGCGCCAGGCCCGGCGGTGTCCTGACCCGTGACGGCCACACCGAGGCCGCCGTGGACCTCGCCCGCCTCGCGGGGCTGCGGCCGGCCGGCGCGATCGTCGAGATCGCCGGCGAGGACGGCCGGATGCTGCGCCTGCCCGAGCTGATCCCGTTCGCCCGCAAGCACGGCCTGACGATCATCTCCATCGAGGACCTGATTGCCTACCGCCGCACCGCCGAGCCCACCGTCCGCCGCGAGGCCGAGACCCAACTGCCCACCGCCCACGGGGAGTTCACGGCCTACGGCTACCGCTCCACCGTCGACGGCGTCGAGCACGTCGCCCTCGTCCACGGTGAGCTCGGCGACGGTGAGGACGTCCTGGTCCGCATCCACTCCGAGTGCCTGACCGGCGACATCTTCGCCTCCCTGCGCTGCGACTGCGGCCCTCAGTTGGAGTCCTCCCTGGAGCGCATCCAGGCCGAGGGCAGGGGAGTGGTCGTCTATCTGCGCGGCCACGAGGGGCGCGGCATCGGCCTGCTGTCCAAACTGCGCGCCTACGAGCTCCAGGAGCGCGGCCGTGACACCCTCGACGCCAACCTCGAACTCGGCCTGCCCGCCGACGCCCGGGACTACGGCGCCGGCGCGCAGATCCTGGAGGACCTCGGCGTCCGCAGCCTGCGCCTGATGACCAACAACCCCGCCAAGACCGACGCGCTCGTCCGCCACGGACTCAAGGTCACCGGCCGCGAGCCGATGCCCGTACAGGCGGGTGAGCACAACCTCCGCTACCTGCGCACCAAGCGGGACCGGATGGGACACGACCTGCCCTGGCTGGACACGGCTCCCGTGTCCACCTGCAGCACCCAGTAA
- the ribH gene encoding 6,7-dimethyl-8-ribityllumazine synthase has protein sequence MSGKGAPELSVRNVGDLRVAVIAAQWHEKVMDGLVDGALRALHDLGIDEPTLLRVPGSWELPVVAKVLAGRGYDAIVALGVVIRGGTPHFEYVCQGVTLGLTQVSVDTGVPIGFGVLTCDTEEQALDRAGIEGSNEDKGHEAVTAAVATAATLRSVSEPWR, from the coding sequence GTGAGCGGCAAGGGCGCACCGGAACTGTCCGTACGCAACGTGGGTGACCTTCGGGTCGCCGTCATCGCGGCGCAGTGGCACGAAAAGGTGATGGACGGCCTGGTGGACGGCGCCCTGCGCGCCCTGCACGACCTGGGGATCGACGAGCCGACCCTGCTCAGGGTCCCCGGCAGCTGGGAACTCCCGGTCGTCGCCAAGGTCCTCGCGGGCCGCGGCTACGACGCGATCGTCGCCCTCGGCGTCGTGATCCGGGGCGGCACCCCCCACTTCGAGTACGTGTGCCAGGGCGTGACCCTGGGCCTCACCCAGGTCTCCGTCGACACCGGCGTCCCCATCGGCTTCGGCGTGCTGACCTGCGACACCGAGGAGCAGGCCCTGGACCGGGCCGGAATCGAGGGCTCGAACGAGGACAAGGGGCACGAGGCGGTGACGGCGGCGGTGGCGACCGCGGCAACCCTCCGCTCAGTATCCGAACCATGGCGCTAG
- a CDS encoding hemolysin family protein: MTTPLLLLGAALLLILANGFFVAAEFGLVTVESTDAEKAAAEGDKRALRVAESLRELSFQLSGTQLGITITSLVVGMLAEPALAQLLHGPFSAIGIPEGAVSGVAVVVGMLLASAVQMVIGELVPKNWAVSKPMQVARFVAGPQHRFALLFRPVIAALNAVANRLVRAMGVEPAEGLASARTPGELVSLARHSAQAGALEQDTADLFVRTLSLAELTAQHVMTPRVKVSALQSTATAEDVVNLTRATGLSRFPVYKERIDEIVGMVHLKDALAVPVHDRLRTPVGRIARPALLVPETLPVQPLLAQLRSEQPIAVVVDEYGGTAGVVTLEDIVEEIVGEVRDEHDGQDVPELAAAPPEDGRPSWDADGSCRVDILQRIGLDVPEGPYETVAGLVADRLGRIPAVGDRAELPGWRLTVRRVGHYRAERVRLVRTGPVVEVTR, translated from the coding sequence ATGACCACCCCCCTGCTGCTCCTTGGAGCGGCCCTCCTGCTGATCCTGGCCAACGGCTTCTTCGTGGCCGCCGAGTTCGGCCTGGTCACGGTCGAGTCGACGGACGCCGAGAAGGCCGCAGCCGAAGGCGACAAACGGGCCCTCAGGGTCGCCGAGTCGCTCAGGGAGCTGTCCTTCCAGCTCTCCGGCACCCAGCTCGGCATCACCATCACCTCCCTCGTCGTCGGCATGCTCGCCGAGCCCGCGCTCGCGCAGCTGCTGCACGGCCCGTTCAGCGCGATCGGCATCCCCGAGGGCGCCGTCTCCGGCGTCGCGGTGGTCGTCGGCATGCTGCTGGCCTCCGCCGTGCAGATGGTCATCGGCGAACTCGTGCCCAAGAACTGGGCGGTGTCCAAGCCGATGCAGGTCGCGCGCTTCGTCGCCGGCCCGCAGCACAGGTTCGCCCTCCTGTTCCGACCGGTCATCGCAGCGTTGAACGCGGTCGCCAACCGCCTGGTCCGAGCCATGGGCGTGGAGCCCGCCGAGGGGCTGGCCTCAGCCCGTACCCCCGGCGAACTCGTCTCGCTGGCCCGGCACTCCGCGCAGGCCGGCGCCCTGGAACAGGACACGGCCGACCTCTTCGTACGCACGCTGTCGCTCGCCGAGCTGACCGCGCAGCACGTCATGACCCCGCGCGTGAAGGTGAGTGCGCTGCAGTCGACGGCCACCGCCGAGGACGTGGTCAACCTCACCCGCGCCACCGGCCTGTCCCGCTTCCCGGTCTACAAGGAGCGGATCGACGAAATCGTCGGCATGGTCCACCTCAAGGACGCGCTGGCCGTCCCGGTCCACGACCGCCTGCGTACCCCCGTCGGCCGTATCGCCCGCCCGGCGCTGCTGGTCCCCGAGACCCTGCCGGTCCAGCCCCTCCTCGCCCAGCTGCGCAGCGAGCAGCCCATCGCGGTCGTCGTCGACGAGTACGGCGGCACGGCGGGCGTGGTGACCCTGGAGGACATCGTCGAGGAGATCGTCGGCGAGGTCCGCGACGAGCACGACGGGCAGGACGTGCCCGAACTCGCCGCCGCCCCGCCGGAGGACGGCAGGCCCTCCTGGGATGCCGACGGCAGCTGCCGCGTCGACATCCTGCAGCGCATAGGTCTCGACGTGCCCGAGGGGCCGTACGAGACCGTCGCCGGGCTGGTCGCCGACCGGCTCGGCCGGATCCCGGCC
- a CDS encoding nicotinamide mononucleotide transporter family protein has translation MNWLNSEAFTLLDQHIIWSDMIGNILGLITLALGWRRSLMTWPVQFLSGLVLFIAFYGHLAGSAGKQVVVMVVALYGWWQWNRDKGRSADGHITPRFATWRERGAMIAAAGAGTVAVALLFKAYPSLSWDPWPDAYIFVGTIVAMYAQARGMVEFWIAWLLVDLVGVPLNFANGYAFSGFVYVIYGALVLWGMRDWWLRSRNAARPVLEGAPA, from the coding sequence GTGAACTGGCTGAACTCCGAGGCCTTCACCCTCCTCGACCAGCACATCATCTGGTCGGACATGATCGGCAACATCCTCGGCCTGATCACCCTGGCCCTCGGCTGGCGGCGCTCGCTGATGACCTGGCCGGTGCAGTTCCTCTCCGGCCTGGTCCTCTTCATCGCCTTCTACGGCCACCTCGCCGGCAGCGCCGGCAAGCAGGTCGTCGTCATGGTCGTCGCCCTGTACGGCTGGTGGCAGTGGAACCGCGACAAGGGCCGGTCCGCCGACGGCCACATCACCCCGCGGTTCGCCACCTGGCGCGAGCGCGGCGCGATGATCGCCGCCGCCGGCGCCGGCACGGTCGCGGTCGCCCTGCTCTTCAAGGCCTACCCGTCCCTGTCCTGGGACCCCTGGCCGGACGCCTACATCTTCGTCGGCACCATCGTCGCCATGTACGCCCAGGCCCGCGGCATGGTCGAGTTCTGGATCGCCTGGCTCCTGGTCGACCTCGTCGGCGTCCCCCTCAACTTCGCCAACGGCTACGCCTTCTCCGGCTTCGTCTACGTCATCTACGGCGCGCTCGTCCTGTGGGGCATGCGCGACTGGTGGCTGCGCTCCCGCAACGCCGCGCGGCCCGTCCTGGAAGGAGCGCCGGCATGA
- a CDS encoding RNA polymerase sigma-70 factor, protein MSSAIADEFEAHRPRLFGLAYRMLGSADEAEDAVQDAYLRFSGADRTGIEYPAAWLAKVVTNLCLTRLTSARARREQYVGPWLPEPVVTSDGTLGPLESAEQRDAVSMAVLVLLERLSPTERAVYVLREAFGYGHREIAGVLDLTEANCRQLYRRAVQRVGEDRSRFEPVPQRQQELVASFITAAREGDLAGLEKLLAADATWWSDGGGKVSAARRPVHGREKVGRLALGAYEKWAAGVEFTMAEINGASTLVAWAGDTLVAVLALDLREGLITDVWAQVNPDKLEFLRRRLTRP, encoded by the coding sequence ATGAGCAGCGCGATCGCCGACGAGTTCGAGGCGCACCGGCCACGGCTGTTCGGCCTCGCCTATCGCATGCTGGGCTCGGCCGACGAGGCCGAGGACGCGGTCCAGGACGCCTATCTGCGCTTCAGCGGAGCGGACCGCACGGGCATCGAGTATCCGGCGGCCTGGCTCGCCAAGGTCGTCACCAACCTCTGTCTCACCCGGCTGACCTCGGCGCGGGCCCGCCGCGAGCAGTATGTCGGGCCCTGGCTGCCCGAGCCCGTGGTCACCTCCGACGGCACCCTCGGCCCGCTGGAGTCGGCCGAGCAGCGCGATGCCGTGTCGATGGCCGTGCTGGTCCTGCTGGAGCGGCTCAGCCCTACCGAGCGCGCGGTGTACGTGCTGCGGGAGGCGTTCGGGTACGGGCACCGGGAGATCGCCGGCGTACTGGATCTGACGGAGGCCAACTGCCGTCAGCTGTACCGGCGGGCGGTGCAGCGTGTCGGTGAGGACCGGTCGCGGTTCGAGCCGGTGCCGCAGCGACAGCAGGAGCTGGTCGCGTCGTTCATCACGGCGGCCCGCGAGGGCGATCTGGCCGGGCTGGAGAAGCTGCTCGCGGCGGACGCGACCTGGTGGAGCGACGGCGGCGGCAAGGTCAGTGCGGCTCGGCGGCCGGTCCATGGGCGCGAGAAGGTCGGCCGGCTGGCGCTCGGCGCGTACGAGAAGTGGGCGGCGGGGGTGGAGTTCACGATGGCCGAGATCAACGGTGCGAGCACGCTCGTGGCGTGGGCCGGCGACACGCTCGTTGCGGTGCTCGCGCTGGACCTGCGTGAGGGTCTGATCACGGACGTGTGGGCACAGGTGAATCCGGACAAACTGGAGTTCCTGCGGCGCCGGCTGACGCGTCCCTAG
- the hisG gene encoding ATP phosphoribosyltransferase, protein MLRIAVPNKGSLSGPAAEMLHEAGYQQRRESKELRIVDPTNEVEFFYLRPRDIAIYVSSGRLDIGITGRDLLVDSGANAEVILPLGFARSTFRFASKPGTANGIEDLTGKTVATSYEGIVAKHLADSGVDASVVHLDGAVETAIELGVAEVIADVVETGTSLRNAGLEVFGEPIMKSEAVVIRRTGADGEEAAEPKVQQFLRRLQGVLVARTYVMMDYDCRVEQLEKAVALTPGLESPTVSPLHNEGWVAVRAMVPAKEAQRIMDDLYDIGARAILTTAIHACRL, encoded by the coding sequence ATGCTGCGCATCGCCGTCCCCAACAAGGGTTCCCTGTCAGGCCCTGCGGCGGAGATGCTGCATGAGGCCGGCTACCAGCAGCGCCGTGAGTCCAAGGAGCTGCGGATCGTCGACCCGACCAACGAGGTCGAGTTCTTCTACCTCCGCCCCCGCGACATCGCGATCTACGTCTCCTCCGGCCGCCTCGACATCGGCATCACCGGCCGCGACCTGCTGGTCGACTCCGGCGCCAACGCCGAGGTGATCCTCCCGCTGGGCTTCGCCCGCTCCACCTTCCGCTTCGCGTCCAAGCCGGGCACCGCGAACGGCATCGAGGACCTGACGGGCAAGACGGTCGCCACCTCCTACGAGGGCATCGTCGCCAAGCACCTCGCCGACAGCGGCGTCGACGCCTCCGTCGTCCACCTGGACGGCGCGGTCGAGACCGCCATCGAGCTGGGCGTCGCCGAGGTCATCGCCGATGTCGTCGAGACCGGCACCAGCCTGCGCAACGCCGGCCTGGAGGTCTTCGGCGAGCCGATCATGAAGTCCGAGGCCGTCGTCATCCGCCGCACCGGCGCCGACGGCGAGGAGGCTGCCGAGCCAAAGGTTCAGCAGTTCCTGCGCCGTCTGCAGGGCGTCCTGGTGGCGCGGACGTACGTGATGATGGACTACGACTGCCGCGTCGAGCAGCTGGAGAAGGCCGTCGCGCTGACCCCGGGCCTTGAGTCGCCGACCGTCTCCCCGCTGCACAACGAGGGCTGGGTCGCCGTCCGTGCGATGGTCCCGGCCAAGGAAGCCCAGCGGATCATGGACGACCTGTACGACATCGGCGCGCGGGCCATCCTGACCACGGCCATCCACGCCTGCCGTCTCTGA
- a CDS encoding PH domain-containing protein, with protein MSDLPTLPVTFRPGRTRVVLLTSGAAIFVVITTVALLLEQLSPGEKLSFVFTGAILFGVLALLARVRVVADERGVTVVNIASRRHLEWAEILHVNLRPGDPWVFLDLSDGTSLPALGIQPGIAKERAIADARALRALAESRSTRDLP; from the coding sequence ATGTCCGATCTGCCTACCCTCCCCGTCACGTTCCGGCCGGGCCGCACCCGGGTCGTCCTGCTCACGAGCGGCGCCGCGATCTTCGTGGTGATCACGACCGTCGCGTTGCTCCTGGAGCAGCTCAGCCCCGGCGAGAAGCTCAGTTTCGTCTTCACGGGGGCGATCCTGTTCGGGGTGCTGGCCCTGCTCGCCCGGGTGCGGGTCGTCGCCGACGAGAGAGGTGTCACCGTCGTCAACATCGCCTCCCGGCGGCACCTGGAGTGGGCCGAGATCCTCCATGTGAACCTGCGCCCCGGCGATCCCTGGGTTTTCCTCGACCTCAGCGACGGCACCAGCCTGCCCGCGCTCGGCATCCAGCCGGGCATCGCCAAGGAGCGTGCCATCGCCGACGCACGCGCCCTGCGTGCCCTCGCCGAGTCCCGCTCGACGAGGGATCTGCCGTAG
- a CDS encoding phosphoribosyl-ATP diphosphatase, producing the protein MSNKTFEELFTELQQKAAHGDPATSRTAELVGKGVHAIGKKVVEEAAEVWMAAEYEGKEAAAEEISQLLYHVQVMMVARGISLDDVYAHL; encoded by the coding sequence ATGTCCAATAAGACGTTCGAGGAGCTCTTCACCGAGCTCCAGCAGAAGGCCGCCCACGGCGACCCCGCCACTTCCCGCACCGCAGAACTGGTCGGCAAGGGCGTCCATGCCATCGGCAAGAAGGTAGTCGAAGAGGCCGCCGAGGTCTGGATGGCCGCCGAGTACGAGGGCAAGGAAGCGGCCGCCGAGGAGATCTCGCAGCTGCTCTACCACGTACAGGTGATGATGGTCGCCCGCGGGATCTCCCTGGACGACGTCTACGCCCACCTCTGA